The following proteins come from a genomic window of Methanosarcina sp. MTP4:
- a CDS encoding L-histidine N(alpha)-methyltransferase, with product MQGTGQLRKDSGNETKVVMIDEEGLEEKLYESLKKYELPDYFLYTGSGGARNWLNLDESKTFPIARKLKNLLEENLISIVKFIPTGMNFVSIGVGSGEKERIILNEMIKKNEEEAKNKSEEEVFGSGKKKQLHYYPIDINSRMVDIALEKVQDLPVEKKGIVGFIEDMPLLKKHWHLPVLFCIMGNTFCNYEPDFILKLVGENLESGDLFMFDAHIFPAIDGSDDAKSMRNKVLATYSSRENALFNVYPLLHYGMAPEDFDFELLLSRIESGTEGSLYRTRKTLQILNDTEIRVGPGTVKFKEGDVIKMGFTYKYTFEQICAFLNKEGFEILRKFLSEDRTNVIILAKKRTS from the coding sequence ATGCAGGGTACGGGACAATTAAGAAAGGATTCCGGGAACGAAACAAAGGTAGTAATGATCGACGAGGAAGGCCTTGAAGAAAAACTGTATGAAAGCCTCAAAAAGTATGAACTTCCCGACTACTTCCTGTACACGGGCAGCGGAGGAGCCAGAAACTGGTTAAATCTGGACGAGTCAAAGACATTTCCCATAGCCCGTAAGCTCAAAAACCTGCTTGAGGAAAATCTTATCTCGATAGTGAAGTTCATTCCCACAGGGATGAACTTTGTAAGCATCGGAGTAGGAAGCGGGGAAAAGGAAAGAATCATCCTCAATGAAATGATAAAAAAAAATGAAGAAGAGGCTAAAAACAAATCCGAAGAAGAAGTCTTCGGATCCGGGAAAAAAAAGCAACTCCACTATTATCCCATCGATATAAATTCCCGGATGGTCGATATAGCCCTCGAAAAAGTGCAGGACCTGCCTGTGGAAAAAAAAGGAATCGTAGGTTTTATAGAAGATATGCCGCTCCTGAAAAAACACTGGCACCTTCCGGTCCTGTTTTGCATCATGGGAAATACATTTTGCAACTATGAACCGGACTTTATCCTGAAACTGGTTGGGGAAAACCTGGAGTCAGGAGACCTCTTCATGTTCGACGCACACATCTTTCCCGCCATTGACGGAAGCGATGACGCAAAGTCCATGAGAAATAAGGTCCTGGCTACATATTCTTCAAGGGAAAACGCTCTCTTCAACGTGTACCCGCTGCTCCACTACGGAATGGCCCCTGAAGACTTTGACTTCGAACTACTGCTCTCTCGCATAGAATCAGGGACAGAAGGATCCCTGTACAGGACTCGCAAGACCCTGCAAATCCTCAATGATACCGAGATAAGGGTCGGCCCCGGCACTGTGAAATTCAAAGAAGGGGATGTCATCAAGATGGGGTTCACCTACAAATATACCTTTGAACAGATCTGCGCGTTCCTGAATAAAGAAGGATTTGAAATCCTCAGGAAGTTCCTGAGTGAAGACCGGACCAATGTCATAATCCTGGCAAAGAAGCGTACCTCGTAA